Genomic window (Kwoniella botswanensis chromosome 1, complete sequence):
CCGACCCCTTACCCTCGCCGAAAAGATCGTCTACGGTCACTTGGATAACCCCCACGAACAAGATATCGAACGAGGTGTATCTTACCTTAAGCTTAGACCTGACGTGAGTTGTATTTCCCCGTATATCCCGCTGGATCAGTCGCTGATTGTCTCCTCCCAATTTCCCATGATTATAGCGAGTTGCTTGTCAAGATGCTACCgctcaagtgagtcatcctcTTTCGGGGAATTTCCCCTGTGCTACGTCATTTGTTGGATCACATTGACTGACCTGTCTGTGCTCTTCTTTTCACCCTTAGATGGCTATTCTCCAATTCATGTCTGCCGGTCTCCCTCAAACAGCCGTACCAACCTCTGTACACTGTGATCACTTGATTCAAGCTCAAGTTGGTGGTCCAAAAGATTTGGCCCGAGCTATCGACATCAACAAGGAAGTTTACGACTTCTTGGCTACTGCTTGTGCCAAATACGGTATCGGTTTCTGGAAGCCTGGTTCCGGTATTATGTGAGTACTCCCCTTTCCGATTTATTAAATAGTGTCTAATTCCATCATTTTTACAgccaccaaatcatcctcgAAAACTACGCTCTCCCAGGTCTCATGATGATCGGTACCGACTCTCACACTCCTAACGCTGGTGGTCTCGGTATGGTCGCTTGTGGTGTTGGTGGTGCCGATGCTGTCGATGTCATGGCTGGTATCCCTTGGGAACTTAAAGCTCCTAAGGTTATCGGTGTCTACCTTGACGGTAAGATGAGCGGATGGACCACTCCTaaagatatcatcctcaaagTAGCTGGTATCCTCACCGTCAAGGGTGGTACCGGTGCCATCATTGAATACCACGGTCCTGGTGTTGAATCTCTCTCTTGTACCGGTATGGCCACCATCTGTAACATGGGTGCTGAAATCGGTGCCACCACCTCCCTCTTCCCTTACAACAAGCGAATGGCTTCTTACCTCCAAGCTACTGGCCGATCTCAACAAGCCGCTTACGCTCAAGAGTTCAACCACAACTTGCAACCCGATGAAGGATCCGAGTACGACCGAAGAATCGAGATCAACCTTTCCGAACTTGAACCCCATATCAACGGTCCCTTCACCCCTGATCTTGCCACCCCCATCTCCAAATTTGCCGAGgaagtcaagaagaacaacTGGCCAGAGGAGCTCAAGGTCGGTCTTATCGGTTCATGTACCAACTCTTCATACGAAGACATGTCTCGCTCAGCCCACATCGCTAAGGAAGCTGCCGACCACGGTCTCAAGaccaaatccatcttcaccatcaccccTGGTTCCGAACAAGTCCGAGCTACCATTGCTCGAGATGGTTTCGTTGACACTTTCGAGAACGTCGGTGGTGTTGTCCTTGCCAACGCTTGTGGTCCTTGTATCGGTCAATGGGATCGACAAGATGTTAAGAAGGGTGAAGTCAActctatcatctcttcttacAACCGAAACTTCACTGGCCGAAATGATGCCAACCCTGCCACTCACGCTTTCGTCGCTTCCCCTGATCTCGTCACTGCCATGACTTTCGCCGGTTCCCTCTCCTTCAACCCCTTGACCGACTCTCTCAAGGGTGCTGACGGTAAAGAATTCAAGTTCTCTGACCCAGCCGGTCACGAACTCCCTGCTAAAGGTTACGATCCCGGAGAAAACACTTTCCAGGCTCCTCCTGAGGATGGTGCTTCCGTTAACGTCGCTGTTTCCCCCACTTCCGACCGACTCCAACTCCTCAAACCTTTCAAGGCTTgggatggaaaggatatCATTGACGCCCCTGTTCTCATCAAGGCCAAAGGAAAATGTACCACCGATCACATCTCTGCCGGTGGACCTTGGTTGAAATACCGAGGACATCTCGAAAACATCTCTCAGAACTGTTTGATCGGAGCCATCAACGCCGATAACGGAAAGGCCAACGAGGTTTTGAACCAGGAGACCGGTGAATACGGAGCTGTCCCAACTGTCGGAGCTTACTACCGAGACCGAAACATCCCTTGGGTTGTTGTAGGAGATGAGAACTACGGTGAAGGATCATCTAGAGAACACGCCGCTTTGGAACCTCGATTCTTGGGTGGACGAGCTGTCATCTGTCGATCATTCGCTCGTATTCACGAGACCAACTTGAAGAAACAAGGTATGCTCCCATTATGGTTCAAGAACCCTGCCGATTACGAAAAGATCTCTGGATCCGATAAATTGTCGATCGTCGGATTGAACGACTTCAAACCTGGACAAGATATCAAAGTTGAGATTACCCACAAGGACGGTTCCAAAGATTCATTCTTgaccacctcatccatcaacgAAGGTCAATGGGAATGGTTCAAGGCTGGTTCAGCTCTTAACAAGatggctgctgctgccgctgcgAGACAATAAAGAATGGAATAGATCTGTTTCTATTCGTTCTTAGTTGTTTTCTCTTCCGGTACTTTAGGTTGTCTGAATCTCAATTGTTCAATTTAGTTTAGCATGATATCATCACTTTATCTTCAATAAGCATCTCTTCCGTTTCCTTTCGATTTGTCTCTTCCCATTTTGTTTCCTGTCTGGTTCTGGAAGAAGTTTTCGATTTTCGTGGCTGAATAAAATACAAATCGATATCTTATTTAATGTGATGCCAATGAAAAATATGATTCAAAATTTGGTTCATACGCTGCATCTTGTGACTGCATGAGTTAACAAGGCCTATTCGGTCTCAATCAGAGATAAAACATGggggtggaagagagatccGGGAGATGAAGCGAAAGTGAGAAGGGAGGGAGATGACACTGGGGATGGACTGGGGATGGATGTGggaagaggtgagatgagagaaagagaggaagggagatgggagatgggagaagaggtggagggGTACCACTCTAAGATCCGAGttgcagatgaagattgacGGCAGGCCAAAACACAGTAGCAGAACAGAGACATCTAATCCTTTATTGGCATAATTTTGATTCAGTCGTTATTTGAGATTGTGTCTGAAGCAAGAGATACATATTGACATTGATGCATATAGTGACAATCTCATTCTTTGGACATGTGAAGAAACGTCCACTACAAAATCAAGTCTACTGAACTCCGAATACTGTGCACATCGCCCAAAAAACATGTACTTAGTATTCTTCTCCACAACGTACAATACTGCACGAGGTAATGCACTCACTTTCGCTCAACGTATACATAACACAGTGCACTATTTcttgcctttacctttcttctcattctcctcatccatcttggctAGTGCACTGACGATAGCAAGTGCTTCATTGTTCTGATCCATCTCCCATGGTTTCAAGCCGTAACTGACACAAAAGTTGGTCCAGCCTCCATAAGATTTGACGATTGCCCTTTCGGCGGGTTGGAGGTGTGGTTCTGCGTCACAGACACACTGTTTAGCACCTTATCGTAAAAcaaggaaagaggattggGGCAACTCACGAAGTGCGTCACTCGATGGCATTTTACTAGATATAGATTGGGTAGAGAATTCAATGTACAGTGTAATGATCGATGAGAGACGAGAAATGGATGGGAAAGGCAGATAACAATGATACGTTGCATGTTGTTTTTGGTGTCTCAACGATGCGCCGCGTTCATTCATGTTCAGGAGTCTCTCAACGCCTGGGCCACATAGGATTGAGGTGCGAGGTCCGTGTGCCGTGTGCCGTGTGGTGCTACACGTTCAGGACCCAGCCTCCTTCTCTAGACAACCATCAATCTTGTCCCATTTTCACTCTCAATAAAACATCGTGAACGAGGAAGGCCTCCTTCGGGTCACACACATCATATGCGACATGACGAATCCGGCTCTTGCTGACTGATGGTTAAGGATGGCGATGTCTTCTATCctcgattgatcagtataATATAAGAGAAATGGGTCATTGTCTAATAGAAGAGTGATCAAATATGAAGATGCACAAGTAGTGGATCAGTCACCTGCGGTGGGGTATATTGACTTAAAATCTGAAATCACCCAATAGCGAAACCCTCGAGTCGGCGATCCATGCGTGAGACATGGTGCTTCCGCTGCATTGACCTTGCAGGATTTCGCTGACTTGGTCTGCCCCTATGAGTGTGTGTCAGGATCTCAAAGAGACGATACAATCATTGCTTTGTTTAGTTGATCTGAAACGAGGGTTCACCATAACTTACCTGAATTCACGGAGTCATGACTAATCTCCGAAATGGAACTTTGTTATTTTGACAAAAGTTGAAAATCAGCTTGGCCACTGCCATCGTTCATGTTCGACCATTGCAATCATATCTGCCCTCATCTCAGCCTATATCAAACCCGGAACTAGTACAGCAGTCAACGAAAGATGTCAACGGCATTGACGAAGAAACAGCAGAAGCTAGCTGCGTTCAGGAACAAGCagaaagccaagaaatcAGGTGCAGGGGCGAAAGATGTCGATCAACCTGATGTACCGGAACAAgatctgatagatgataatgaggacACGGCCGAGGATGCTGTGGTAGTATCTCAGTCCAGTGGGAAGGAGAAAGCGAAGAGTAAAGTTGATGAAGTAGTGGcagaggaaggggaaggtgcGCAGGGATCGGAAGAGCTCAAGACAGCGGATAAGggtaaaaagaagaagaccgCTTGGGACGATGAGGAGAAcggtgaagagaagaagaagacgaaaaaAGATGTCAAGCAGaggttcatcctctttgTTGGTGAGTACTTCACACACACAGTCATTTAATTCGGTTCTACAGTCCCTTCGACCTGATCGTTCCCTCACCATGACGACAATAATATCAACCTTCGTTTCTCGCTTGGACAAAGCTGATGTAATTGATTGTTTGACTATATCAGGTAATCTCAGTTTCAAAACtaccaaagaagatatccaaGAACATTTTGCACCTACTCTAGGATCCACTCCCTCAGTCAGATTACTCACTACGAAATCCACCCCCCAAAATCCTAAACCGAAATCTAGAGGAATCGCATTTTTGGAATTACCCACATCGGCAGCTATGCAGTTGGCATTGAAATTGCATCACTCGAATTTGAAGGGTAGGACGATCAATGTGGAGCTGACtgctggtggaggaggacAGAGCGagagcaggaagaggaagattgaagagaggaataaTCGAGTGGGGGTTcagagagagaggaaagctgagaaggagaaggaggaagctggagaaggagtCGAGGGAGAGGAGCAGGgtgatggaggagaagagaagaaggatgggaagacTAAGACTAGGGGAGGTAGAAGGGTCAAGTCGAAAcccaaggtgagttagacATTATCATTTGGACTTGCAGATATATCTTCCCCGTCAGCGGTATAATACCCGTATCTCTTCAAACCAGCTCTGCGGCATATGTCATGCTAACTTACCTTGATAGCCCACCGACGGATCCGCTCCTCCTGCCAAAAAACCTCGTTCAGATCCCTCTGACCCCAACGCACCCTTATCAGGCTGGGCATCGCGACAAGCAGGCACAGTCTCAGCTGcaccatctttcaactcttctagACCACCTCGAAGAGACTTTAGCAGTAATAACCGAAGAGATCagaatggtggtggtggtgcaggaggtaaattccagaagaagaaatggacTCCTACAGGTGCTAATGCCCAACCTGTTGGGTAAACGTTCTCAATGGACCGAAAATTATCATCACGTCTCGATGACTATTCCCTCTAGCTTGTCTAGAGCATTTCATACCGTATCAATCGTTATCTCTCCAGAAAGTTCAGCATTAGACAATTTCTTTGTGCAATCGATAGATTGTATGTACAATATTATGCATGTTTTACACTACCACCACatctttctccctctttTTCGTTATGTAGCAAAATGTACTCGCGCTCAACAAGAATACATAATCAAATCtctctcattcttccttcccttttgGTTGTTCAACAACAATAGGCACTACTCTTCAGCGAACACCGAATATCATCACCAATCGTTATATTCGTTACTTAATATTTGCCAATCGGTGTCATGAACAATACCGAACCAGTCAGGAAGGCAGACAAACAAACAGAATCGTGACTTGAATCGAACTTTCGTCTTGTCGAAAAATGGTGCAATTATGCATGACTTTCCTTGGAGCACTACATTATCATCACTCACGGCATCAGCTTTCCACCGTCTTACAAGGATCAATGGACCGAAAAGATATAGAACTTACCAAAGAACAGATTTTATTCTTAGTCAGAGTCTGACATTTACATTTCGTACACTCACACTTATGATCATCTGCATAAGTTCCATTACCTTGCATGTTGACTGGCGCAGCACCTGTTACTTCGACAGCAAAACCGTGTCGGTGGCCTGAGGTGAGAGGTTCAGTCAAACACATCTTGTCTGTCAAGGTTGTTTAGTTGATAGGTCtaggttgaggtggagtGTTAGGTTGAATGGGTTGTAATGGCTTGGACACGAGGTTGAGAAGAGTGTCAAATCGTATTCGATAGGCGGcgtaggtggtggagatggacagGGATaagggggagggggaggggcAGGTTGATTCTCTGATGTAGTCGAAAACGTATTGAAGGATTGGAGATCAAGCGTATCGACCTACTTCCGAGGTGGCAAGGGAGGTGGACTTTGCGGCTGAATTTGAGGTTGGGGGTTTGGTCGGGGAGGTAAAGGCGGTGGCAGAGGTTGGGAGTTGGAAGGTTTCCtaggtggtaatggtggGGGCTGCTGTCTAAAAGGGTTGTTCGACACTTTGTCTGGACGCTTTTTCGTCAAACTCAGTTGGGAAGAGTAGGGAAACCTGGTGGGGGAGCGAGTGGATGGACAGACCAGGCTGGGATGATCACTGGTGGATTAGGATTGGGTTGAGTTTGAGGTTGGGATTAAGGAGTAGAGCCCGTAGTAGTGTTGGGTTGAAGTTGATTGTTCGTATTGGTGTTTTGGGACGAAATGGTGACTGATCTTGTCTTCCTGTGATTATTCAGTTCTCTGTTTCTTTGCTGGTGGACCAGGGTTCGGACGGGATTTCGAATCAGGAGCAGGGTTGGATGGTCTGGGAGGAGGAGTGGGTGATTTCGGTTGAGGTTTGGGTGTAGGACGTTGTGGTTGTGGATATGCGGTCGAGTCGGAGTTGGAGCTAGACACTTTGACAAGGAAAAATAGTTCcgatcaagtgaagatgatgatttattGGAGCTGAAGGTGATATTGGTTGAAGTAGATTGTTGAAtgaagaacaggaaggaaagagagaagagatagtTCAGAATTGAggggtttatatatctttctttATCTTTTCACTTCGAGCATAAGCAACGTCGCCTTTCCTTattctctcaatctcaggCTGAAAGAGATGACGTCGAGGTGAGATACCAGAAGCAAATGAAAGATTCGATCAAAGAAGTTTGATAGTCTTCCTCCCCAATGTCGTGTTTCTTGTTTTCTCCTTCGGCAAAATCGTTGAAACTGGAAAGGGCGTAGAGTATGGTAGATACTTGATTCAGTAAGTCGtgttcttctctctcttttgGAAAAGGGAGACAGGAAACGCAAACGTCCAAACCTCGATGctcaatgatgaatgagcTTTTTATACCTTCTATGCTTCTATCTTACCGGATCGACCGATAGTGATAGTGATTGTTATCGATTCGTGTTGATAAcgtgattgtgattgtgattgcGATTGTCTTGGGTCCACAGTgggggaagggaaagggtctttgatcgatgttgattgattgttgttgtccTACTTTTGATGGCATCGATCGCCCAAATCTCATTTAGAATGATGAAACGTCTCTTCTCGTCCTTTTCGGCGTTGTCGGCTGTTCCAAAATTAGATATAAAGAATACTTTACGATCCTATCAGAATACCTTGATGTGAAAAAGATCTACAGGTGTTTTTGCGCTTTATTATCTAAAGTGAGTAGAGGAGATTCAAAGAATACAAATGATTTTTCAATTTTACGCCATAGACTTAGCACCGACTATGAGTGAGTAGATTATATGGTCAGATAAGCATTTCGACATTCCGTCGACTTACAGTACAGCCCTCGTTCCTTATTGAACGGAGCttcaatcaatcgatcttacTTTAACCCCTTGACTGGACTTTGCAAACCCTGCCGGGTGCAAAAATAACGACAAGATAGATAAGCAGAACATGAGAGGATCATCTACCTACCATCTACTCGCAGAAGTGGATTTCCCACGGGGCATGGTACAAGTATATACCAGCAAATGTTTGAAAGGGATCAGCTGTGTCTCTCTTTTCTTACAGCAAGTAGTTCCAGAACATCAGGACACTTCGTATCGCGGATATACTCACTACTCGTATACTCCGCAATAATCTCCGCCGACATCGGAGATGAGTTGAGAATCTCCTTATTACTGTATGATTTGCGGTATGGTATCCCTTAAAGCTGTGCCAGACATGGGAATCAACAACGCaactttctctctctctatcCAGAAAAGCAATTATGTGATCGGTCCCGTTCACTCCGTCAAGTCTGTTGCGGTACAGTCAATTGGCTTGGTTAAGCGATGACAATTGTCTGAAGTTCTTCAAGTTTTTGAGTcaaaatcaccatcaatcagtaGACGGTTTGCGTTCAGATGATAGATCACCATGGTACTCTCTAACCAATGGACACTACTTGTAATCCCCAAATATGATACACACATGTATTGCGAAGTGCAGAGGATAAGCATACTCTCGGAAGCATGGATAAGGGCATGAATGACAATAGACCATACATCCCTCATATCCATTATGGTTAAAAAAAAGATATAGAAAGTAACAGAAGCTAAATATACTCATGTTCCATCTAGAAAAACGTATCAAATCCATGAATGGAAtgatcctcctctcctcatctccatctcaacTACAGTAAAATATGCTGGGTAAAGAGAAAAACAGTACACATACCCAATCGGCAAACCCCAAAAATCTCCACGCAGAAATGATATGAATAAGTATGTAAGTATGAaattgaagaatgaaaagagaGATAGGATGGTAAAAAGCTAAATACACATCTCCTCGAtgcgaaagaagaagaggatgggagCCTGTAGAGGACAATCGATATTTAATAAGAAGAAAATAACGTGTGGTCATCTCTTCGCAGACATTGGCGCGGTACGGACTGGAAAGAGCATCCAAATGTCTTATCGAACGAATGATGTCCCTCAAGGGCACGTAGATGTTGTTTGGGTTTCTGGTCGTaaatgataatgataataatAATAATGATAACAATATACACAAATAGTGAAAGCCAAGAATCGAGATATGTAAATAAATGATAAAAAGATCAAATGACAACGATCGAGGCCGATCAAAAGGTGCATTACTCAAGCGGTTCAAGTGATTATCGATCGGCTTGAGCCGAACTAAGCTTTGAGAGCTACAGGAGCGGTCTCAAGAGCAGTAGGGATGTTCGCAGTTCCTACGGCAGATGCAAAGCTAATGGGAGTCTTCTTGAATTCGGGAGCAGCAGCGGGTGGAGCGGGAGAAGCAGTTCCTGATTGAGCAGCTGTGGAGGGTTTGGTAGAGATGATCACTGCGTCTGATTCAGAGTCCGAGTCCATGGTCACGCTCTGTCATATGCAACCGTTGGTATCAGTGTTTTGTCGttcgatcatccatcaaaccaAGATAGGCAGATAATCGAGATGTTAGACTCACCCCGGCTTTTCCACTcttctcactatcactcGCGTTTCCATCTCCATTATGTTCAGTCACCTTGACCTGCACTGGGGGCTCAGGTTTGggtggagcaggagcagACAGAACTTGAGCAGCTGTCTTACCTCCCCATGAAggttctttcttctcagaGGTGGGTGTACCTGATCCTAAACCGAGAGCAGGGAACTCATGAGCTTGAGGAACTCGTTGAAGGGGAGTAGTAGGTCCTTTCTTATCATTTCGACCATTAACGAAATTACCATGACCGTTCGCTTGAGGTGGGACTCTCGAACCGGCCCGTCTGGGATGTCCATTACCATGGAAAGAGACGTTGGATGGGGCTGGCGAGTGAGAGCGAGAGGCGTTGCCGTTTGCGTGCACTCTTTGTACACCAGGCTGAGAAGCTGATCGGATGATATTGGGCATAACGGGCTTAGCAGGGAGAGTCTTGGCGGGTTCTTCGGAAGCGGCCGTTTCCCCGTCAACAGTCGCTGAGGGTACATCTGCAGGTTCGGATTTCTCAGCGGCAGCGGGGGTAGCTTCGGATTTGTCTTCAGTAGCTTGGGCAgcggaggtggaggtgggagCCGAGGCATTGAgaccctgttgagcttgagcagcagccATTCGCTGGTGTTGCAAGAACTGCATCTGCTGTTGGTGCTGTTGTTGTCTGAACGAAGGATCGACGGGACCATTGTGGAATCCTGGTCCACCCATCAATCTCATACCTCGAGGTCGACCAGAGAAAGATGGTACAGGAGGTAAGACTCCTCGAACTACATCGGGATGTCGGCctgttgatggtgaaa
Coding sequences:
- a CDS encoding aconitate hydratase, mitochondrial encodes the protein MSSSRFLVKGAQSLSSSSRSSMLTRSMATLQSSIGDKQVPMSNLEKGKFVNYARIESNLQVVRQRLNRPLTLAEKIVYGHLDNPHEQDIERGVSYLKLRPDRVACQDATAQMAILQFMSAGLPQTAVPTSVHCDHLIQAQVGGPKDLARAIDINKEVYDFLATACAKYGIGFWKPGSGIIHQIILENYALPGLMMIGTDSHTPNAGGLGMVACGVGGADAVDVMAGIPWELKAPKVIGVYLDGKMSGWTTPKDIILKVAGILTVKGGTGAIIEYHGPGVESLSCTGMATICNMGAEIGATTSLFPYNKRMASYLQATGRSQQAAYAQEFNHNLQPDEGSEYDRRIEINLSELEPHINGPFTPDLATPISKFAEEVKKNNWPEELKVGLIGSCTNSSYEDMSRSAHIAKEAADHGLKTKSIFTITPGSEQVRATIARDGFVDTFENVGGVVLANACGPCIGQWDRQDVKKGEVNSIISSYNRNFTGRNDANPATHAFVASPDLVTAMTFAGSLSFNPLTDSLKGADGKEFKFSDPAGHELPAKGYDPGENTFQAPPEDGASVNVAVSPTSDRLQLLKPFKAWDGKDIIDAPVLIKAKGKCTTDHISAGGPWLKYRGHLENISQNCLIGAINADNGKANEVLNQETGEYGAVPTVGAYYRDRNIPWVVVGDENYGEGSSREHAALEPRFLGGRAVICRSFARIHETNLKKQGMLPLWFKNPADYEKISGSDKLSIVGLNDFKPGQDIKVEITHKDGSKDSFLTTSSINEGQWEWFKAGSALNKMAAAAAARQ